Proteins from a single region of Amycolatopsis sp. CA-230715:
- a CDS encoding crotonase/enoyl-CoA hydratase family protein, whose product MGVRVERQGPVTTVILDHPEKRNAVDGPTAALLADAFRAFDADEEASVAVLWGEGGAFCAGADLKAIGTERGNAVHEDGDGPMGPTRMRLGKPVIAAIAGHAVAGGLELALWCDLRVAEPDAVLGVFCRRWGVPLIDGGTVRLPRLIGSSRAMDLILTGRPVDAAEAHGMGLVNRVCEPGQSRVAAERLAAEIAGFPQTCLREDRLSVLDQNGLSEKDALLVEYEHGLASLSADTLAGAKRFADGAGRHGSFT is encoded by the coding sequence ATGGGTGTCCGCGTGGAACGGCAGGGCCCGGTGACCACCGTGATCCTGGACCACCCCGAAAAGCGCAATGCCGTCGATGGTCCCACCGCCGCTCTTCTCGCCGACGCGTTCCGTGCGTTCGACGCCGACGAGGAAGCCTCCGTCGCCGTGCTGTGGGGCGAAGGCGGCGCCTTCTGCGCGGGCGCCGACCTGAAGGCGATCGGCACCGAACGCGGCAACGCTGTTCATGAGGACGGTGACGGCCCGATGGGCCCGACCAGGATGCGGCTGGGCAAACCGGTGATCGCCGCGATCGCGGGGCACGCCGTCGCGGGCGGACTGGAACTGGCGCTGTGGTGCGATCTCCGCGTCGCCGAACCGGATGCCGTGCTCGGCGTGTTCTGCCGGCGGTGGGGCGTCCCGCTCATCGACGGCGGCACGGTGCGGCTGCCGCGGCTGATCGGGTCGAGCAGGGCCATGGACCTGATCCTCACCGGCCGCCCCGTCGACGCCGCCGAAGCGCACGGCATGGGACTGGTCAACCGCGTGTGCGAACCGGGCCAGTCCCGCGTCGCCGCGGAACGCCTCGCCGCCGAAATCGCGGGCTTCCCGCAGACCTGCCTTCGCGAGGACCGGCTGTCCGTATTGGACCAGAATGGACTGTCCGAAAAGGACGCTCTGCTGGTGGAGTACGAGCACGGGCTGGCGTCGCTGTCGGCGGACACCCTCGCCGGGGCGAAGCGCTTCGCCGACGGCGCCGGACGACACGGCTCCTTCACCTGA
- a CDS encoding TIGR03086 family metal-binding protein — protein sequence MTDTTAPIDAMATEALGLFLAAVDQIRPESWDEPSNLGEWSVRDLVAHATGSATKIVTHIENGEIAPGPSDPADWRYEDPAAQLRELAARLSDALPGADLDAPRASPEGEVPLRRALTFPVADLILHSWDVHRSQGRLVELPEQALAFCRGLVESVPDHLLRRPGAFGPAQPVPENATPTARLLAHLGRSVEPETR from the coding sequence ATGACCGACACGACCGCACCGATCGACGCGATGGCCACCGAGGCACTGGGCCTGTTCCTCGCCGCGGTGGACCAAATCCGGCCGGAAAGCTGGGACGAGCCGTCGAACCTCGGGGAGTGGAGCGTGCGCGATCTGGTCGCGCACGCCACTGGAAGCGCGACGAAAATCGTGACGCACATCGAGAACGGCGAAATCGCGCCAGGCCCTTCCGACCCGGCGGACTGGCGGTACGAGGACCCGGCCGCCCAGCTCCGCGAACTGGCGGCGCGGTTGAGCGACGCCCTACCCGGCGCTGACCTAGACGCACCACGGGCCTCGCCGGAAGGCGAGGTCCCCCTGCGGCGGGCGCTCACCTTCCCGGTCGCGGACCTGATCCTGCACAGCTGGGACGTGCACCGCTCGCAGGGGCGGCTCGTCGAGCTTCCGGAGCAGGCACTGGCCTTCTGCCGCGGACTGGTGGAATCGGTACCCGACCACCTGCTGCGGCGGCCGGGCGCGTTCGGGCCCGCCCAGCCCGTGCCCGAGAACGCGACGCCCACCGCCCGGCTCCTGGCCCACCTCGGGCGCTCGGTCGAGCCCGAAACGCGCTAG